From the Anopheles coustani chromosome X, idAnoCousDA_361_x.2, whole genome shotgun sequence genome, one window contains:
- the LOC131269012 gene encoding lipid storage droplets surface-binding protein 2 has protein sequence MASKVQENGNAAAGAATSNTTSADGGAPTNAALLPHLESLDRMLKLPVVDATWQQTQNVYGRVKDYNPLLTWALGTAEDVVCRAVTISAPLVQKLDRPLQLVDQTLVKGIDKLEVNAPIIKEQPAEIYQQARTRVLETVKPHIEKVCELRSASQQRAASLKDLSWRKANEVLATQYGSLAVNGVDTTAQLAERLLDYYFPKSDTDTDDDNVLISAKDDPVLHTVQTVGRLSNKVARRVYRTVSTQVKSLRKEDVRDYVATLIAVLRLTQYLNFINEKRQSVEGPQGKDAATDSSTTATNTTTTSATSSSTTSTSDVVATTNSSKTLQPPKQE, from the exons atggCGTCCAAAGTgcaagaaaatggaaatgcaGCAGCTGGAGCCGCTACAAGCAACACCACCAGCGCGGACGGCGGGGCGCCGACCAATGCCGCCCTGCTGCCACACCTCGAGTCGCTCGATCGGATGCTGAAGCTGCCGGTAGTGGACGCCACCTGGCAGCAGACACAGAACGTCTACGGGCGTGTGAAAG ACTACAATCCACTGCTGACGTGGGCCCTCGGAACGGCGGAGGATGTTGTGTGCCGCGCGGTCACCATTTCGGCGCCGCTCGTCCAAAAGCTGGACCGCCCGCTGCAGCTGGTGGACCAGACGCTGGTGAAGGGCATCGACAAGCTGGAGGTAAACGCACCGATCATCAAGGAGCAGCCGGCCGAGATCTACCAGCAGGCGCGCACGCGCGTCCTCGAGACGGTGAAGCCGCACATCGAGAAGGTGTGCGAGCTGCGCTCGGCATCCCAGCAGCGGGCCGCCTCGCTGAAGGATCTCTCCTGGCGCAAGGCGAACGAGGTCCTGGCGACACAGTACGGTAGCCTGGCGGTGAACGGCGTCGACACCACGGCTCAGCTCGCCGAACGCCTGCTCGACTACTACTTCCCCAAGTCGGACACCGACACTGACGACGACAACG TGCTCATCTCCGCGAAAGACGACCCCGTGCTGCACACGGTGCAAACCGTCGGACGCCTATCCAACAAGGTGGCTCGCCGCGTTTACCGGACCGTCTCCACGCAGGTAAAGTCCCTCCGCAAGGAAGACGTCCGGGACTACGTAGCGACACTCATCGCCGTGCTCCGCCTGACACAGTACCTCAACTTCATCAACGAGAAGCGGCAATCGGTCGAGGGGCCACAGGGCAAGGACGCCGCCACCGATAGCAGTACCAccgccaccaacaccaccaccacctccgccacctcctcgtccaccaccagcacgtCCGATGTGGTCGCCACCACCAACAGCAGTAAAACGCTCCAGCCTCCGAAGCAGGAATAG